The following coding sequences lie in one Montipora foliosa isolate CH-2021 chromosome 11, ASM3666993v2, whole genome shotgun sequence genomic window:
- the LOC137977709 gene encoding uncharacterized protein — MRETPMHRAEKSLLPMRRKMSPTAISNKEAHAIEQTGVDEEITSPAPTTKDSLFYASSKTSVSSSKYEPSLSEKCLIPPFTTFRDSDKRENFTQNFHFRRPSEHFLEVLGSQKGMQAFPNTILGTSLPPLRKPNHAEDSLKRTPREVKIAFSGSVCNGGLSKPTNDDNQLLFLSGTKKAFVASNLPNKQILRKTNSLPLIKTFSNHSNGLCDLNAGPTFRNRTKSAVVSPGELVNESEQTQLPFDENLEEQDDAAIFDKPEEEQDPEKFSMICQWLKECEKSKIV, encoded by the coding sequence ATGCGAGAGACACCAATGCATAGGGCGGAGAAAAGCTTACTTCCAATGCGGCGTAAGATGTCACCAACCGCGATTTCAAACAAGGAAGCTCACGCAATTGAACAAACCGGTGTCGATGAGGAGATCACAAGTCCAGCGCCGACTACGAAAGACAGCCTCTTCTACGCTTCATCAAAGACGAGCGTCTCAAGCTCTAAATATGAGCCAAGTTTGTCCGAAAAGTGCTTGATTCCGCCCTTTACAACATTTCGAGACAGTGATAAAAGAGAAAACTTCACTCAAAATTTTCACTTCAGAAGACCCTCCGAACATTTTCTGGAGGTTTTGGGCTCACAAAAAGGGATGCAGGCTTTTCCTAACACGATATTAGGGACTTCTTTACCACCATTACGAAAACCAAACCATGCAGAAGATTCGCTTAAAAGGACTCCTAGAGAAGTTAAAATTGCATTTAGTGGAAGTGTTTGCAACGGTGGCTTGTCAAAACCAACAAATGATGACAACCAACTTCTTTTCCTTTCCGGTACGAAGAAAGCCTTTGTAGCATCAAACCTTCCTAACAAACAGATTCTGCGAAAGACGAACTCGCTACCTTTGATTAAAACATTCTCTAACCACTCTAATGGGTTATGTGACCTAAACGCCGGACCTACCTTTCGAAATCGCACGAAATCTGCGGTTGTGAGTCCGGGAGAGTTGGTGAATGAATCTGAACAAACGCAGTTGCCATTTGATGAAAATTTAGAAGAACAAGACGACGCAGCAATATTTGATAAACCCGAAGAGGAGCAGGATCCAGAAAAGTTTTCTATGATTTGTCAATGGTTAAAGGAGTGTGAAAAATCCAAAATCGTTTGA